In one window of Henckelia pumila isolate YLH828 chromosome 1, ASM3356847v2, whole genome shotgun sequence DNA:
- the LOC140876337 gene encoding uncharacterized protein encodes MAESGNNVERGRGRGRPRIDVNTEVNQATGRLEQLRMDELVARFHTMHPPRYFGNEGPEKAEIWITEIEDLFDLIEYPSAQRLKLALHQLKDRAKMWWATTLMTLESQKVTPSWDVFKLKFRKSYCPPSFYSAKSTEFHNLKQGNMSVEDYADTFYELLKYAPHVAASQGAIVESFTEGLDDRLHPFVSTGKPMNYPEAVELAKRAEASFRRRSGNKTPIQHQSGKQSSSHFSTSSLRPKGKQFKKSGSSSTSSEGSGKQSGQRYTGPYCDNCGGKHFSNQCVGVQGLCNVCGRPGHFARVCPSQIGKSVQAGSGTPSGKFSAPSHSSQQSSRPHQQSRGQGGQQNQPPVRVFALTEDEAQAAPGYPSDFSAPGGGSAGGAR; translated from the exons ATGGCTGAAAGTGGTAATAATGTTGAACGTGGGCGTGGTCGTGGGAGACCTCGCATTGATGTTAATACCGAGGTTAATCAAGCTACTGGACGATTGGAACAACTTAGGATGGATGAGTTAGTTGCCCGTTTCCATACCATGCATCCACCTCGTTATTTTGGTAATGAGGGACCTGAAAAAGCTGAAATCTGGATTACCGAGATTGAAGATCtctttgatttgattgaatatCCGTCGGCGCAACGTTTGAAGCTAGCACTCCACCAGTTGAAGGATCGTGCTAAGATGTGGTGGGCTACTACCTTGATGACTTTGGAATCTCAGAAAGTAACGCCATCTTGGGATGTATTCAAGCTCAAGTTCAGGAAAAGTTATTGTCCTCCATCATTCTATAGTGCCAAATCAACTGAATTCCATAACTTGAAACAAGGAAATATGTCGGTTGAAGACTATGCTGATACTTTTTACGAACTGTTGAAGTATGCTCCTCATGTTGCTGCTAGTCAGGGAGCTATTGTTGAAAGCTTCACTGAAGGATTAGATGATCGCTTGCATCCATTTGTCTCGACTGGAAAGCCAATGAATTATCCCGAAGCTGTGGAATTGGCAAAAAGGGCTGAGGCAAGTTTTCGAAGGAGAAGTGGAAACAAGACTCCTATCCAGCACCAATCTGGCAAGCAATCTTCAAGTCATTTTAGTACTTCATCTTTACGTCCAAAagggaaacaattcaagaaATCTGGCTCTAGTTCTACTAGTTCTGAAGGTTCTGGAAAGCAGAGTGGACAACGCTACACTGGTCCTTATTGTGATAACTGCGGTGGGAAACATTTCAGCAATCAATGTGTGGGAGTTCAAGGACTTTGCAATGTTTGTGGTAGACCAGGACACTTTGCTCGAGTTTGCCCCAGTCAGATAGGAAAATCAGTGCAGGCAGGTAGTGGAACACCTAGTGGCAAATTTTCTGCACCATCCCACTCTTCTCAGCAGTCGAGCAGGCCACATCAGCAATCAAGAGGTCAAGGTGGTCAGCAAAATCAGCCACCAGTTCGTGtatttgccttgacagaggacgAGGCACAGGCAGCTCCAG GCTACCCAAGTGACTTTTCAGCACCAGGCGGAGGGTCCGCTGGCGGAGCTCGTTGA